From one Haloplasma contractile SSD-17B genomic stretch:
- a CDS encoding aminotransferase class I/II-fold pyridoxal phosphate-dependent enzyme, which yields MKYDQTQTPIYTALKAFRDRNVVPFDVPGHKHGRGNRELTEFLGEDVMRIDVNSMKPLDNACHPTSVIKEAELLMADAFGADYAYFMVNGTTSAVQAMIMSVCKSGDKIIMPRNVHKSAINSLILSGATPVYIDPGINEKLGISLGMSVDNVKEAIKNNPDAKAIFVINPTYYGICSNLKEIINLAHKHDMYVLADEAHGTHFYFTEETPSGAIHLGADMAALSLHKTGGSLTQSSALLINSERLDTDFVRSIINLTQTTSSSYLLLSSLDITRKMLAIDGEEIISRVCELSKYAREKVNAIGDYYAFGEEMINNDTVHNYDITKLSINTVEIGLAGFEVYDLLRDEYNIQIEFGDANNILAIISVGDTYENIDRLVQALKDIKEKYKKDSTLNLRAEFIAPTVVKSPRAAFYADKEMLRIEDSVGHISGEFVMCYPPGIPILSPGEKISEEALDYILYAKKMGSMLTGTEDREVNHIKVLLND from the coding sequence TTGAAATACGATCAAACACAAACACCCATATATACAGCATTAAAAGCCTTCAGGGATCGAAACGTAGTGCCGTTTGATGTTCCTGGTCATAAACACGGAAGAGGAAATAGGGAGTTGACTGAATTCTTAGGTGAAGATGTCATGAGAATTGATGTGAACTCAATGAAGCCACTTGATAATGCATGTCATCCTACAAGTGTAATTAAAGAGGCAGAGTTGTTAATGGCAGATGCATTTGGAGCTGATTATGCCTACTTCATGGTGAATGGTACTACATCAGCTGTACAAGCTATGATTATGTCAGTTTGTAAATCAGGTGATAAAATAATTATGCCTAGAAATGTTCACAAGTCTGCTATTAATTCTTTAATTCTTAGTGGTGCTACACCTGTCTACATCGACCCAGGAATAAATGAAAAGTTAGGGATATCACTTGGAATGTCAGTAGACAATGTAAAAGAAGCGATAAAGAATAACCCGGATGCAAAGGCAATCTTTGTAATTAATCCGACATACTATGGCATTTGTTCGAATCTAAAAGAGATTATAAACCTAGCTCATAAGCATGATATGTATGTTTTAGCCGATGAAGCACATGGAACGCATTTTTATTTTACAGAGGAGACACCTAGTGGAGCAATTCACTTAGGAGCTGATATGGCTGCACTCAGTTTACATAAAACGGGTGGATCATTAACCCAGAGTTCCGCTTTACTTATAAATAGTGAACGACTAGATACTGATTTCGTAAGAAGTATTATAAATCTTACACAGACAACGAGTTCTTCTTATTTACTATTGTCTAGTTTAGATATTACACGTAAGATGTTAGCTATAGACGGCGAAGAAATTATTAGTCGCGTATGTGAACTGTCTAAATATGCTAGAGAAAAAGTGAATGCAATAGGAGATTATTATGCATTCGGTGAAGAAATGATCAATAATGATACCGTGCATAATTATGATATTACAAAGTTAAGCATCAATACTGTAGAAATAGGATTAGCGGGATTTGAAGTATATGACTTGTTAAGAGATGAATATAATATTCAAATTGAATTTGGAGATGCGAATAATATATTAGCAATTATTAGTGTAGGCGATACGTATGAGAACATAGATCGTTTAGTTCAGGCTCTTAAGGATATTAAGGAGAAATACAAAAAAGATTCGACACTAAATCTTAGAGCTGAATTTATAGCACCGACTGTCGTGAAATCGCCTCGTGCAGCCTTTTATGCGGATAAAGAGATGCTTAGGATTGAAGACAGTGTAGGACATATTAGTGGAGAGTTTGTTATGTGCTATCCACCAGGTATTCCAATCTTATCACCTGGAGAAAAAATTAGCGAGGAAGCACTCGACTATATTCTATACGCTAAAAAAATGGGAAGTATGCTGACCGGTACAGAAGACCGAGAGGTTAACCATATAAAAGTATTATTAAATGATTGA
- the speD gene encoding adenosylmethionine decarboxylase — MEKNKSEKITLYGFNNLTKTLSFNIYDICYTKTEADRNAYIEYIDEQYNSERLTKILTEVTHMIGASVLNIAKQDYDPQGASVTLLISEEEVPVYVLDPSCNQGQIMPRRDSVVGHLDKSHVTVHTYPESHPDNNISTFRVDIDVSTCGMISPIKALDYLIKSFDSDVITIDYRVRGFTRDVDGTKHYLDHNINSIQDYIQYDLLKRYNLIDVNLHHSNIFHTKMMLQDFNLDNYLFNLDSKDLSEEDRYEIKQRLNREMVEIFYGMNIPDLTRD; from the coding sequence GTGGAAAAAAATAAAAGTGAAAAAATAACACTATATGGATTTAATAACTTAACAAAGACCCTCAGTTTTAACATTTATGATATTTGTTATACAAAAACAGAGGCAGATCGGAATGCTTATATTGAATATATTGATGAACAATATAATTCAGAACGTCTAACGAAAATTCTAACAGAGGTTACTCATATGATTGGTGCAAGTGTGTTAAATATTGCAAAACAAGATTATGATCCTCAAGGGGCAAGTGTAACATTATTAATCTCTGAAGAAGAAGTACCAGTTTACGTCTTAGACCCATCGTGTAACCAAGGTCAAATTATGCCAAGACGCGATTCGGTTGTGGGACATTTAGATAAGAGTCACGTGACTGTCCATACGTATCCTGAGAGTCACCCTGATAATAATATCAGTACGTTTAGAGTGGATATTGATGTATCGACCTGTGGGATGATTTCTCCTATTAAAGCATTAGACTACTTAATAAAAAGTTTTGATTCAGATGTGATTACAATTGATTACCGCGTTAGAGGGTTTACGCGTGATGTGGATGGAACAAAACATTATCTAGATCATAATATTAATTCGATTCAGGATTACATACAGTATGATTTGCTAAAGCGATATAACTTAATCGATGTGAATCTACATCATTCAAATATCTTCCATACAAAGATGATGCTTCAGGACTTTAATTTAGACAACTATTTATTTAACCTGGATTCAAAAGATTTAAGTGAAGAAGATCGCTATGAAATAAAGCAGCGACTTAATAGAGAAATGGTCGAAATTTTCTATGGTATGAATATACCAGATTTAACAAGAGATTAA
- a CDS encoding GNAT family N-acetyltransferase: MCDNITIKEYETEDYDKVYNFLDGIGRLKTIEDELFDNAVIILDDDEVIGMISYGMFRKRALIRYFIFNKEVDRDYLYKMYDKFFDKLKDNHIKTVFIIITTEHIKELFETLGFKDFPKDEFYINEEPINETKYEDAIVMYHEVS; encoded by the coding sequence ATGTGCGATAACATAACGATAAAAGAATACGAAACAGAAGATTACGATAAGGTCTACAACTTTTTAGATGGTATTGGTCGACTAAAAACAATTGAAGATGAACTGTTTGATAATGCGGTCATTATATTAGATGATGATGAAGTGATTGGAATGATCAGTTATGGTATGTTCAGAAAACGTGCTTTAATTCGGTACTTTATTTTCAACAAGGAAGTTGATCGTGATTACCTATATAAAATGTATGATAAGTTCTTTGATAAGTTAAAAGATAATCATATTAAAACCGTATTTATTATAATTACTACGGAGCATATAAAAGAGTTGTTTGAAACGCTTGGATTTAAAGATTTTCCAAAAGATGAATTTTATATCAATGAAGAGCCGATTAATGAGACAAAATATGAAGATGCTATTGTTATGTACCATGAGGTTTCCTAA
- the spoIIR gene encoding stage II sporulation protein R, producing MQRGRGFTILILLFAVFIAFQNKMNLKVSQADEVTIPKDAVRLRIVANSNSEIDQQIKTEIRDEVITYLEPKLKDKANYQEAREVIYDSQDDLSQLVNDALEEHGFEDMNYSVDYGRTEFPKKVYGDTVYPAGTYDSIYIYLGEGEGDNWWCVLFPPLCLVDLAVDESGNVTKIDEEHEIEYSFLIIEKFKDWFGNN from the coding sequence ATGCAACGTGGACGCGGTTTTACAATTTTGATTTTATTATTTGCAGTGTTTATTGCATTTCAAAATAAAATGAATTTGAAAGTTTCCCAAGCGGATGAAGTAACAATCCCAAAAGATGCGGTCAGATTAAGAATTGTAGCTAATAGCAACTCTGAAATTGACCAACAAATTAAAACAGAAATTCGTGATGAAGTAATCACTTATTTAGAACCAAAACTAAAAGATAAAGCCAACTATCAAGAAGCTAGAGAAGTGATCTATGATAGCCAAGACGATTTAAGTCAGCTAGTAAATGACGCGTTAGAAGAGCATGGTTTTGAGGATATGAACTATAGTGTCGACTATGGCCGTACAGAGTTTCCAAAAAAGGTTTATGGTGATACTGTTTATCCAGCAGGTACTTATGATTCAATTTATATTTATCTAGGTGAAGGTGAGGGAGATAATTGGTGGTGTGTTTTATTTCCACCACTCTGTTTAGTCGATCTTGCAGTTGATGAATCGGGAAATGTGACGAAAATAGACGAAGAACATGAAATTGAATATTCATTTTTAATTATAGAGAAATTTAAGGATTGGTTTGGTAATAATTAA
- the gpmI gene encoding 2,3-bisphosphoglycerate-independent phosphoglycerate mutase, which produces MTKKPVALIILDGVAYGKDYPGNAFKLANTKNFDRYVNEFPNSTLGASGESVGLPEGQMGNSEVGHLNIGAGRVVYQSLTRINIDIRTGQFFENEYFTKAINHAKEKGTKLHLFGLLSDGGVHSHIDHIAALLKLAKIKGLEDVYVHAFLDGRDVGPKSALGYVEQLEENMDEIGIGKIATVSGRYYAMDRDKNFDLTQKAYDAMTIAKGEKYKSAKEGIEASYNNDILDEFVLPFVVCEDGMVRDEDAVIFANFRPDRAIQLSTAISNPENVANYRKEGKPALDPSKGPKDVYFVSMMHYAESVKADIAFPLQRLSNTFGEVVSNEGLKQLRIAETQKYAHVTFFFDGGIDKEIKGSKRILIDSPTVETYDLMPEMSAYEVTDAVLKEIETDTPDVIVLNFANCDMVGHTGVIDAAIKAVETVDECFSKVVEAIEAKGGVSLITADHGNAEKLVADDGNPFTAHTSNPVPLIITDKTIDIRDGGILGDLAPTMLEYLGIKQPDEMDGKSLLIKK; this is translated from the coding sequence ATGACAAAAAAACCAGTAGCTTTAATTATATTAGACGGTGTTGCTTATGGAAAGGATTATCCAGGTAATGCGTTTAAGTTAGCAAACACTAAAAACTTTGATCGTTACGTAAACGAATTTCCAAATAGTACTTTAGGAGCGAGTGGAGAATCAGTTGGGTTGCCTGAAGGACAAATGGGTAACAGTGAAGTAGGGCATTTAAATATCGGTGCCGGAAGAGTTGTTTATCAATCATTAACACGTATTAATATCGATATTCGTACTGGACAATTTTTTGAAAACGAATACTTTACTAAAGCAATCAACCATGCTAAAGAAAAAGGAACGAAATTACATCTGTTTGGACTTTTATCAGACGGTGGAGTTCATTCACACATTGATCATATAGCGGCATTATTAAAACTAGCTAAGATAAAAGGTTTAGAGGACGTTTATGTTCATGCCTTCTTAGATGGTCGTGATGTAGGTCCTAAGTCTGCTTTAGGATACGTAGAACAGCTTGAAGAAAATATGGATGAAATAGGAATTGGTAAAATTGCTACAGTTTCTGGCCGTTACTATGCAATGGACCGAGATAAAAACTTTGACTTAACACAAAAAGCCTACGATGCGATGACAATTGCTAAGGGTGAGAAGTATAAATCAGCTAAAGAAGGAATCGAAGCATCGTACAACAATGATATTTTAGATGAATTTGTTTTACCATTTGTTGTTTGTGAAGATGGAATGGTTCGTGATGAAGATGCCGTTATTTTTGCTAACTTCCGTCCCGACCGTGCTATTCAATTATCAACAGCAATTTCGAATCCAGAAAATGTGGCTAACTATCGTAAGGAAGGAAAGCCAGCATTAGATCCATCTAAGGGACCAAAAGATGTTTATTTTGTAAGTATGATGCACTATGCTGAAAGTGTTAAAGCAGATATTGCATTCCCATTACAACGTTTATCGAATACATTCGGAGAGGTTGTTTCAAATGAAGGTCTAAAACAACTTCGTATAGCGGAAACTCAAAAATATGCTCACGTTACATTCTTTTTCGATGGTGGTATTGATAAGGAAATTAAAGGGTCAAAACGAATCCTTATTGACTCTCCTACGGTTGAAACATATGACTTAATGCCTGAAATGAGTGCATACGAAGTAACGGATGCTGTGTTAAAGGAAATTGAAACAGATACACCGGATGTAATTGTTCTTAATTTTGCAAACTGTGATATGGTAGGACATACTGGTGTAATTGATGCTGCAATTAAGGCTGTTGAAACAGTAGATGAATGTTTTTCTAAAGTAGTTGAAGCTATTGAAGCTAAAGGTGGCGTATCACTAATTACAGCTGATCACGGAAATGCTGAAAAATTAGTAGCAGACGATGGAAATCCATTTACTGCTCATACCTCAAACCCTGTTCCATTAATCATTACAGACAAAACAATTGATATCCGTGATGGTGGAATTTTAGGTGATTTAGCACCAACAATGCTTGAATACTTAGGAATAAAACAACCTGATGAAATGGATGGAAAGAGTCTACTCATCAAAAAATAA
- a CDS encoding alpha-amylase family glycosyl hydrolase, which yields MANKSSKTKEISKLLELKDILSNKVNQNDVFNYSVPDLWNAWDYNGSEMVKTDWGELLVNPYNFYHEVINSYILPSKKADKDYTKSLSKINKNSKIDSEDYLGGDWIKQSIVYSIMIRTSTSWDHDRTGDLEIENLYSLKETGTFVKTIALLPLLKKMGIDTIYMLPISKFSLKDKKGELGSPYGVSNFFDLDPNLKDPITGDEFTVEDEFRAFVEACHMLDMRVMIDIIPRTNSVESDLIVDHPEWFYWIEKDSYNDYFPPMVPGVGSTVSPKKQYMPKVYQSEQVWDHISKFSFAPNIVDPNKWEDLVKDYLKKENASIIEMIEEAFGLTIAPAFSDHINDVQPPWTDVTFFRMYLDHPNETREYLKDKSVPPYILFDTIKSNLYKGDQPNNELWELLSDVIPYYQNKYGIDGARIDMGHALPSELLNMIIKKARDNDPDFCFIAEELEAENAETARNLGYNMIIGNGFTEEPRTYEHRLHAFMYDSRNLPCPVFACGETHDTPRLAAREGGRNLSKMLTIMNMFMPNGVPFINSGQEVYETQPMNTGLDSRPNEQYMLDQNDRYYGKLALFDKFAIHYLNHMRWDLADNLDKVSKIRSQHLDTFTNLENFVPIGFEHPGINAIGFGYVEALKKGQESDNVFLVIANTDPHNETHTNANLQELRKVSGNQAKQGRQLYSIHEGEREIFDFDHSWNLNLHLQPGEVRIIKL from the coding sequence ATGGCTAATAAAAGTTCAAAAACTAAAGAAATAAGTAAGCTACTTGAATTAAAAGACATCTTGTCTAATAAAGTTAACCAGAATGATGTTTTTAACTATTCGGTTCCTGATTTATGGAATGCATGGGACTATAATGGTAGCGAAATGGTTAAAACAGATTGGGGAGAGTTACTGGTAAATCCATATAATTTCTACCATGAAGTCATTAACTCATATATTCTGCCAAGTAAAAAAGCTGATAAAGATTATACGAAGTCATTAAGCAAAATTAATAAGAATTCCAAGATTGACTCTGAAGATTATTTAGGTGGAGATTGGATTAAACAAAGTATTGTTTATTCAATCATGATTCGAACGTCTACATCATGGGATCACGATCGTACAGGTGATTTAGAGATAGAAAACTTATACTCGCTTAAGGAGACAGGTACGTTTGTTAAGACAATCGCTTTATTACCACTTCTTAAAAAAATGGGTATTGATACAATTTACATGTTGCCTATATCTAAGTTCTCATTAAAAGATAAAAAAGGTGAATTAGGTTCTCCATATGGAGTATCAAACTTCTTTGATTTAGATCCTAACTTAAAAGACCCAATTACAGGGGATGAATTCACAGTTGAAGATGAATTTAGAGCATTTGTAGAAGCATGTCACATGTTAGATATGCGAGTTATGATAGACATCATCCCTCGTACGAACTCAGTAGAAAGTGACTTAATTGTAGATCATCCTGAATGGTTCTACTGGATTGAAAAAGATTCATACAATGACTACTTCCCACCAATGGTACCGGGAGTCGGATCTACAGTGAGTCCGAAAAAACAATATATGCCAAAAGTATATCAATCTGAACAAGTTTGGGATCACATTTCTAAATTCTCATTTGCTCCAAATATTGTTGATCCAAACAAATGGGAAGATTTAGTTAAAGACTATCTCAAAAAAGAAAATGCTAGTATCATTGAAATGATCGAAGAGGCATTTGGACTAACGATTGCACCTGCTTTCTCTGATCATATAAATGATGTTCAGCCACCATGGACAGATGTTACATTCTTTAGAATGTACTTAGACCATCCAAATGAAACAAGAGAATACTTAAAAGATAAAAGTGTACCACCTTATATCTTATTTGACACAATTAAATCAAATCTATATAAAGGTGATCAACCAAATAATGAACTATGGGAACTCCTATCAGATGTCATTCCATATTATCAAAACAAGTACGGAATTGACGGTGCCAGAATTGATATGGGACACGCACTTCCGAGTGAATTATTAAATATGATCATTAAAAAGGCACGCGACAATGATCCTGATTTCTGTTTTATTGCAGAAGAATTAGAAGCAGAAAATGCAGAAACAGCTCGCAACCTTGGATATAACATGATTATCGGGAATGGGTTCACAGAGGAGCCACGCACTTATGAACATAGACTACATGCATTCATGTATGATTCAAGAAACTTACCGTGCCCTGTGTTCGCATGTGGTGAAACACATGATACACCGAGACTTGCAGCACGTGAAGGTGGAAGAAATCTATCTAAAATGCTAACTATTATGAATATGTTTATGCCAAATGGGGTTCCATTCATAAACTCAGGTCAAGAAGTTTATGAAACACAACCAATGAATACTGGATTAGATAGTCGACCGAATGAGCAATACATGTTAGATCAAAATGATCGTTACTACGGTAAATTAGCATTATTTGATAAGTTTGCTATACATTATCTAAATCATATGCGATGGGATCTTGCAGATAACCTTGATAAGGTATCTAAAATCCGTAGCCAACATTTAGACACGTTTACGAATCTTGAGAACTTCGTTCCAATCGGATTTGAACATCCAGGAATTAATGCTATTGGATTTGGATATGTTGAGGCTTTAAAAAAAGGTCAGGAATCTGATAATGTATTCCTTGTAATTGCTAATACAGATCCACATAATGAAACGCATACGAACGCAAATCTACAAGAGCTACGTAAGGTATCAGGTAACCAGGCAAAACAAGGACGTCAATTATACTCTATTCATGAAGGTGAACGAGAAATCTTTGACTTTGATCACTCATGGAACCTAAACTTACACTTACAACCAGGAGAAGTACGTATCATTAAACTTTAG
- a CDS encoding SGNH/GDSL hydrolase family protein, with translation MTKKSVFIGDSLIEQFKELNKLKYSYNQGVGGDRTLDVIARLDDLYKINPERVFLLIGINDILLNHSNHGRNPKIDIERTYKSIVKNLTLNLNDNTEIFILSILPVCEGYFIANTIVDELNDTIDHMNQYIKMLSTENEMIYVDLNADLKKENRLDKVYSIDGIHLSKVGYKKIFKKISILCNNL, from the coding sequence ATGACAAAAAAGAGTGTTTTCATAGGAGATTCATTAATAGAACAATTTAAGGAATTAAATAAATTAAAGTATAGTTATAATCAAGGAGTAGGTGGAGATCGAACACTTGATGTTATCGCGCGCCTAGATGATTTGTATAAAATTAACCCAGAGCGAGTATTTTTACTTATCGGAATTAATGATATACTTCTGAATCATTCAAACCATGGAAGAAATCCTAAAATTGATATAGAAAGAACGTATAAATCAATCGTTAAAAACCTAACACTAAATTTAAACGATAATACTGAAATTTTTATCCTATCAATCCTACCAGTTTGTGAGGGCTATTTCATAGCCAACACGATTGTAGATGAGCTAAACGATACAATCGATCATATGAATCAATATATAAAGATGTTAAGTACTGAAAATGAGATGATTTATGTGGATTTAAATGCTGACTTAAAAAAAGAGAATAGGCTTGATAAAGTCTACTCAATTGATGGGATTCACCTTTCAAAAGTCGGTTATAAAAAAATTTTTAAAAAAATTTCAATTTTGTGTAATAATTTATAG
- the tpiA gene encoding triose-phosphate isomerase, protein MRKPIIAGNWKMHKTRDEALQFIYAVNQNVQSDEVIDTVVCAPDVLLRCLVKRQGDYVRIGAQNMHFEEQGAFTGETSPIVLQDTGVKYVILGHSERRAMFNETDETVNKKALKAFEHELTPIVCVGEALEQRENGTTNEVVDAQVTKALNGLTNEQIKEVVIAYEPIWAIGTGKTATPEMANETCGYIRTVLEREYGKDVADAVRIQYGGSVKPHNIKELMSQEHIDGALVGGASLEPESFLALVNYNE, encoded by the coding sequence ATGAGAAAACCAATTATCGCAGGTAACTGGAAGATGCATAAAACAAGAGATGAAGCCTTACAATTTATTTATGCAGTTAATCAAAACGTACAAAGTGATGAAGTGATTGATACTGTAGTATGTGCACCTGATGTATTGCTTCGTTGTCTAGTTAAACGACAAGGAGATTATGTACGTATTGGAGCACAAAACATGCATTTTGAAGAGCAAGGTGCATTTACTGGTGAAACATCACCTATAGTACTTCAAGATACAGGAGTAAAATATGTAATTCTTGGACATAGTGAACGTCGTGCTATGTTTAATGAAACAGATGAAACTGTTAATAAAAAAGCATTAAAAGCATTTGAACACGAATTAACACCAATCGTATGTGTAGGTGAAGCACTAGAACAACGTGAAAATGGAACAACTAATGAAGTAGTTGATGCACAAGTAACTAAAGCTCTTAACGGTCTTACGAATGAACAAATTAAAGAAGTTGTTATTGCGTATGAACCAATTTGGGCAATTGGAACTGGTAAAACTGCTACTCCAGAAATGGCTAATGAAACATGTGGATATATCCGTACTGTATTAGAAAGAGAATATGGGAAAGATGTAGCCGATGCAGTTCGTATCCAGTATGGAGGATCGGTTAAACCTCATAATATAAAAGAATTAATGTCTCAGGAACACATTGATGGAGCACTAGTAGGTGGAGCATCATTAGAGCCTGAATCATTCCTAGCATTAGTTAACTATAACGAGTAA
- a CDS encoding sporulation transcriptional activator Spo0A, whose product MEEKSIFIAHNDIGFIHNLKEEFEYSVSYHLDDYALTSADLNEKILEKEYDLLIVKDSILDAGLMTLNTLLNRMSKRPKRIIVLLSFISEYIISKAYEIGIDYISTAEINSKTLFNIIYHINKDVNLQKNKHFNLEYEIKHLLEMLGLKTRYVGYKYLSTILHDCYKDKNILNHGVMMFYKVTAEKYGVSKASVERAIRTCLKRSLEKQYNYFAHQLLGYDYFVKNTPSNSYVIQASIKYLREQNVTIINKLLWNEYNENEGIA is encoded by the coding sequence ATGGAAGAAAAAAGTATTTTTATTGCACATAATGATATTGGTTTTATACATAATTTAAAAGAAGAGTTCGAATATTCAGTTTCATATCACTTAGATGACTATGCTTTAACAAGTGCAGACTTAAATGAGAAAATACTTGAAAAAGAGTATGATCTCTTAATTGTAAAAGATTCAATACTAGATGCAGGTTTGATGACATTGAATACATTGTTGAACAGGATGAGTAAACGGCCAAAACGAATTATTGTACTCTTAAGCTTTATAAGTGAGTACATTATCTCAAAAGCATATGAAATAGGTATAGATTATATTTCAACTGCAGAAATTAATAGTAAGACTTTATTTAACATCATATATCATATAAATAAAGATGTAAATTTACAAAAAAATAAACACTTTAATTTGGAATATGAGATCAAACATCTGTTAGAGATGCTAGGATTAAAAACACGCTATGTAGGTTACAAATATCTATCTACGATACTACACGATTGTTATAAAGATAAAAATATTCTAAATCATGGTGTCATGATGTTTTATAAAGTAACGGCAGAAAAGTATGGAGTAAGTAAAGCCAGTGTAGAACGAGCAATAAGAACATGCTTAAAACGTTCGTTAGAAAAGCAGTATAATTACTTTGCACATCAGTTGTTAGGATATGATTATTTTGTTAAAAATACGCCTAGTAATTCCTATGTTATTCAAGCATCTATAAAATATTTAAGAGAACAAAATGTAACCATTATAAATAAATTACTATGGAATGAATATAATGAAAACGAAGGCATCGCATAA
- a CDS encoding LemA family protein, producing MDWIIPVLIVVGILVLWFATTYNGLQRTNIKIDEAESGIDVALTKRFDVLTKMIEVVKGYAKHEKETLEKVVSMRTPNKGASLKEKQEMVSQMNEAMHAINVVVEQYPDLKANENFKHLQFAINDVEEHLQAARRVYNANVSVFNQRCRVFPSNIVAGMLHFSERDFFEAEERKKEDVEIKF from the coding sequence ATGGATTGGATTATTCCTGTATTAATAGTAGTAGGTATACTTGTATTGTGGTTTGCTACTACTTACAATGGATTACAACGAACAAACATCAAAATCGATGAGGCTGAATCTGGTATTGATGTAGCGTTAACAAAGCGTTTTGATGTCCTTACTAAAATGATTGAGGTTGTTAAGGGTTATGCTAAGCATGAGAAAGAAACATTGGAAAAAGTAGTTAGCATGAGAACACCGAATAAAGGTGCATCATTAAAAGAAAAGCAAGAAATGGTTTCACAAATGAATGAAGCGATGCATGCAATTAACGTCGTTGTAGAACAATATCCAGATTTAAAGGCAAATGAAAATTTTAAGCATTTACAATTTGCGATAAATGATGTAGAAGAACATTTACAAGCTGCTAGACGAGTATATAATGCGAACGTGTCAGTATTCAATCAAAGATGTCGTGTATTTCCATCTAATATTGTAGCAGGTATGTTACATTTTTCTGAAAGAGATTTCTTTGAAGCTGAAGAGCGTAAGAAGGAAGATGTAGAAATTAAATTTTAA
- a CDS encoding DUF3137 domain-containing protein, with translation MNYDQIINELELKRKSVLKAIMISALVTLGVVLISLLFGDVTYTVGAFIVAVIVSVIICEPKSKAYKNQFKNEFMPMMLKEFDEGINYNYKEGLSESITNSSKLFKRPDRYKTEDLLYGKIDGVDFKCADVNMEEKHVRRDKDGKTHTSYTTIFHGRWFIFEFNKEFNGLIQVREGGSPNLPWFGSEYKVKRTKLEDIEFNKRFNTFSSDQHEAFYVLTPSLMERMKELERANPGHIYFSFIKNQLHVALYNNKDTFEPPLFKPFDRQIIEEQMRDLELIKDIVHELKLNIKIFKKD, from the coding sequence ATGAATTACGACCAAATTATTAATGAATTAGAACTTAAACGTAAGTCTGTGTTGAAAGCTATAATGATTTCTGCACTTGTTACGCTAGGTGTTGTGTTAATTAGCTTATTGTTTGGAGATGTTACATACACAGTAGGGGCTTTTATAGTAGCGGTAATCGTAAGTGTCATTATATGTGAACCAAAATCGAAAGCATATAAGAATCAATTTAAAAATGAATTTATGCCAATGATGCTAAAGGAATTTGATGAAGGTATTAATTATAACTACAAAGAAGGACTCAGTGAATCAATTACGAATAGTAGTAAATTATTCAAGCGACCAGATCGGTATAAAACAGAGGATCTGTTGTATGGTAAAATTGATGGCGTAGACTTTAAGTGTGCGGATGTTAATATGGAAGAAAAACATGTAAGACGTGATAAAGATGGAAAGACACATACAAGTTATACAACAATTTTTCACGGGAGATGGTTTATCTTTGAGTTTAATAAAGAGTTCAATGGTTTAATCCAAGTTAGAGAGGGAGGATCACCTAACCTTCCATGGTTCGGCAGTGAATATAAAGTAAAGCGTACTAAACTAGAGGATATAGAATTTAATAAGCGGTTTAATACATTTTCTTCAGATCAGCATGAGGCTTTCTATGTATTAACGCCAAGTTTGATGGAACGCATGAAAGAATTAGAACGAGCGAATCCAGGACATATTTATTTTAGTTTCATTAAAAACCAACTTCACGTGGCCCTATATAACAATAAAGACACGTTTGAACCACCTTTATTTAAACCATTTGATCGACAAATAATTGAGGAACAAATGCGAGATCTAGAACTAATCAAAGATATTGTGCATGAATTAAAGCTAAATATAAAAATATTTAAGAAAGACTAA